Within the Nocardioides aurantiacus genome, the region GCGGTGGGTGGCTCGTCAGGATTCTGCCAATCCCTTGTCGTGACCCGATTCTGTGCTGTCTTGCGACGGGTCAGCCGGGGTGGTGACAGACGGCTTCGAGGTTGATGCCGTGAGGGTCGCGGACGAAACCCCCGTAGTAGTCGGGGTGGTATTCGGGGTGGACGGCGGGTGCGTGGAGCGAGGTGGCGCCGGCGGTGAGGGCGCTGTCATAGAAGATGTGCACGGCTTCGCGGTTGTCGACGTAGAACGCGAGGTGCATGTTGGTGCCGACGGTGCCGGAGTCGACGAGCCAGAAGTAGGGCTTGAGGTCGGGCCAGCCGAAGCCTGTCATCGCGGGGAGCTGCTGCTCGTGGTCGGCCGGGATCTGGAGCATCTTGGTGATGCCGATGGAGGCGAGGACCGGCTCGTAGAACG harbors:
- a CDS encoding VOC family protein — translated: MTDPTGSRIDHLNIAVPDLKNALAFYEPVLASIGITKMLQIPADHEQQLPAMTGFGWPDLKPYFWLVDSGTVGTNMHLAFYVDNREAVHIFYDSALTAGATSLHAPAVHPEYHPDYYGGFVRDPHGINLEAVCHHPG